A genomic window from Desulforegula conservatrix Mb1Pa includes:
- a CDS encoding acyl-CoA thioesterase: MQNPVIQIRGYHLDVYGHVNNARYLEFLEEGRWTMFDGKIDLDEWRKNGRSFYVVNININYNKAAVLGDFIEVVSKIIKFGNKSGKISQKIVLANTDTVCVDAEVTFAIVDDSGKALPIKGELRALLEQL; encoded by the coding sequence ATGCAAAACCCGGTCATACAAATCAGAGGATATCATCTTGATGTATATGGTCACGTTAATAATGCCCGATATTTAGAATTCCTTGAGGAAGGAAGATGGACCATGTTCGACGGCAAGATAGATCTTGACGAATGGCGTAAAAACGGTCGATCCTTCTATGTAGTGAATATCAATATTAACTATAATAAAGCGGCCGTTCTCGGAGACTTTATCGAAGTCGTGTCCAAGATCATAAAATTCGGAAACAAAAGCGGGAAAATCAGCCAGAAAATCGTTCTCGCAAACACAGACACGGTATGCGTTGATGCAGAAGTCACATTCGCCATAGTGGACGATTCAGGCAAGGCTCTCCCCATAAAAGGCGAACTACGGGCTCTCCTTGAACAACTCTGA
- a CDS encoding DUF3141 domain-containing protein, translating to MNVGLDGLIPFSGIAKEAYDYFLDSAQRSILFMDALRKRGNTYIQHLDEQQPPVLVFKYEILMDARTFEKNPANYALAKIIDRRAPKPGQKGTSERRSDTVDDYQPESPTKRPIVIIDPRAGHGPGIGGSKQDSEIGMALSHGHPVYFIFFYTNPMPNQTLADVKNAEVKFLEEIRRRHPAAPAPAIMGNCQGGWASALLAASRPDLAGPLVLNGSPLSYWSGVDGKNPMRYKGGLLGGVWMNSLLSDLSDGKFDGANLVMNMEMLNPANTNWKKLYNVYANVDTEEERFLDFEKWWGGFFWMTKAEIHKIVDGLFIGNHLVKGDFTLDDGEVINLKNFGHPVVVFASEGDNITPPQQALNWIVQVYGTVDEIKRNQQVIVYIIHPKIGHLGIFVASSIAKKEQSEIIGSVEMINYLAPGLYEMIIEHDPSKPWLNDYEVKFEERTIADLMALDDGFGDEDAFGHVAALSEINDSFYNAFISPFVKAVTNRNSALALKLLHPLRVQRYVVSDVNPFMIPVATLAPYVKENRGEIGDQNRFRLIEKDISDLIEESWNLYRDLRDMRDEALFKAIYTNPLVTLMIPSKTQTATDAVDGVLAVASRKDDLKKDKKKWGQAMEDGGYADGLIRVLAAVIAIDKTIEEIEIKEAGQIIRTRPEFRDMTIEQFRALVAAQFRMIQVDSKKALAALPKLLKTPEERAEAIKFAHQVAAAGGKTPGKQEKELIAKIEAMLK from the coding sequence ATGAATGTAGGTCTTGATGGGCTTATACCTTTTTCAGGTATAGCCAAGGAAGCTTATGACTATTTTCTGGATTCGGCCCAGCGCAGCATTCTGTTTATGGATGCTTTAAGGAAAAGAGGGAATACCTATATCCAGCATCTGGATGAACAGCAGCCACCTGTCCTTGTATTCAAATACGAAATCCTCATGGATGCACGGACATTTGAGAAGAATCCTGCAAACTATGCGCTGGCCAAAATCATCGATCGCCGAGCTCCTAAACCGGGCCAGAAAGGCACTTCAGAGAGGCGTTCGGATACAGTTGATGATTATCAGCCTGAGAGTCCAACAAAAAGACCCATAGTCATAATTGACCCCCGGGCTGGTCATGGTCCAGGAATTGGCGGAAGCAAGCAGGATTCAGAAATTGGTATGGCTCTTAGCCATGGCCATCCTGTATATTTTATATTTTTCTATACAAATCCGATGCCGAATCAAACCCTTGCAGACGTTAAAAACGCCGAGGTCAAATTTTTGGAAGAAATCCGAAGGCGTCATCCTGCTGCACCTGCACCTGCCATCATGGGTAACTGCCAGGGTGGATGGGCATCAGCACTTCTTGCCGCGAGCAGGCCTGATCTTGCCGGGCCTCTTGTATTGAACGGTTCCCCCCTTTCTTATTGGTCAGGGGTCGACGGCAAGAATCCCATGAGGTACAAAGGCGGACTCCTCGGCGGTGTTTGGATGAACTCTTTATTGAGTGACCTTTCCGACGGGAAATTTGACGGGGCGAATCTGGTCATGAACATGGAGATGCTCAATCCTGCAAATACCAACTGGAAGAAGCTTTATAATGTATACGCTAATGTCGATACAGAAGAAGAGCGTTTTCTTGACTTTGAAAAATGGTGGGGCGGCTTTTTCTGGATGACCAAGGCCGAGATCCACAAGATTGTAGACGGCCTTTTTATAGGCAATCATCTTGTAAAGGGTGATTTTACGCTTGATGACGGCGAGGTCATAAATCTTAAAAATTTTGGTCATCCTGTTGTTGTATTTGCATCAGAAGGCGATAATATTACTCCCCCTCAACAGGCTCTTAACTGGATTGTTCAAGTTTATGGAACTGTTGACGAGATCAAGAGAAACCAGCAGGTCATTGTTTATATCATCCACCCCAAAATAGGCCATCTGGGGATTTTTGTAGCTTCTTCAATCGCAAAGAAAGAACAGAGCGAAATAATAGGCAGCGTCGAGATGATCAATTATCTGGCTCCTGGCCTCTATGAGATGATTATAGAGCATGATCCGAGCAAGCCTTGGCTCAATGATTATGAAGTTAAATTCGAGGAAAGAACCATCGCTGATTTGATGGCACTGGACGATGGATTTGGAGATGAAGATGCGTTTGGTCATGTTGCCGCTCTTTCAGAAATAAATGATAGTTTTTACAATGCATTTATCAGCCCTTTTGTAAAAGCAGTTACAAACCGTAATTCTGCTCTGGCTCTGAAGCTGCTTCATCCTTTGAGGGTTCAGAGGTATGTGGTGTCAGATGTTAATCCTTTCATGATACCAGTTGCCACTCTTGCTCCATACGTCAAGGAAAACAGGGGTGAAATAGGGGATCAGAATCGCTTCAGGCTGATTGAGAAGGATATTTCGGATTTGATCGAAGAAAGCTGGAATCTTTATCGCGATTTGCGTGACATGAGGGATGAGGCGCTTTTTAAGGCAATATATACAAATCCTCTGGTTACACTCATGATTCCGTCAAAGACACAGACTGCAACTGATGCGGTTGATGGCGTGCTTGCCGTTGCTTCTAGAAAAGACGATTTGAAAAAAGATAAGAAAAAATGGGGTCAGGCAATGGAGGATGGCGGTTATGCTGACGGACTTATACGGGTTCTCGCAGCCGTAATTGCCATAGACAAAACAATAGAGGAAATTGAGATTAAGGAAGCCGGGCAGATAATAAGGACAAGGCCTGAGTTCAGGGATATGACGATAGAGCAGTTCCGAGCTCTTGTGGCTGCGCAGTTCAGGATGATTCAGGTGGACAGCAAAAAGGCCCTTGCCGCACTTCCAAAACTTCTCAAGACTCCTGAAGAAAGAGCTGAAGCCATTAAATTTGCACATCAGGTTGCTGCGGCAGGCGGAAAAACTCCGGGAAAGCAGGAAAAAGAATTGATAGCAAAGATTGAAGCCATGCTTAAATAA
- a CDS encoding sensor histidine kinase — protein sequence MNKYMSNLWSRSDLLAKTPWFFHPVTILAISIGLIAMFLFLSLYWFLKVTTDLENLILKFNIEAGQFLISRTWLVVVVLSVLVALTSAGIFIIFLYLLKTIQLYRLQHNFINNFTHELKTPVTSLKLYLETFLKYDLSKEDQHKYIRYMIQDVGRLSDNISRILNLARIESKHYAGEFAPKNVYEFIRNLVDENRHVFVDADVKVLPPKHGSIVCQVNDVLFEMLIMNIITNGIKYNNSDKPAIRVSFKRISQRVEIYFQDNGIGIRKNQLNKIFKKFYQIGISDNMTAKGSGLGLYIVNNIARIHSGKIIAHSRGAWKGSIFTLVLPVSDDSGSS from the coding sequence TTGAATAAGTATATGTCCAATCTTTGGTCAAGAAGTGATCTTCTTGCAAAAACTCCGTGGTTCTTCCATCCGGTTACAATTCTTGCTATTTCGATTGGCCTTATAGCCATGTTTCTTTTTCTGTCTTTGTACTGGTTCCTGAAGGTGACGACAGATCTTGAAAATCTTATACTCAAGTTCAATATCGAGGCCGGCCAGTTTCTTATATCAAGAACATGGCTTGTAGTTGTTGTCCTGTCGGTTCTTGTGGCTTTGACATCTGCCGGCATTTTCATAATTTTTTTGTATCTTCTAAAGACAATACAGTTGTATAGATTGCAGCATAATTTCATCAATAATTTTACCCATGAGCTTAAAACCCCGGTGACATCTTTGAAGCTTTATCTTGAGACATTTCTTAAATATGATCTGTCAAAAGAGGATCAGCATAAATATATTAGGTATATGATTCAGGACGTAGGCCGGCTTTCTGATAATATATCCAGGATATTGAACCTCGCCAGGATAGAAAGCAAACATTATGCGGGCGAGTTTGCACCAAAAAATGTTTACGAGTTTATTCGTAATCTTGTTGATGAAAATAGACACGTATTTGTCGATGCAGATGTCAAGGTGCTTCCTCCGAAACATGGGAGCATTGTGTGCCAGGTCAATGACGTCCTTTTCGAAATGCTGATAATGAATATCATAACCAACGGGATTAAATACAATAATTCTGATAAGCCTGCGATCAGGGTTTCTTTCAAGCGCATCTCTCAAAGGGTTGAAATTTATTTCCAGGATAACGGAATAGGGATTAGGAAAAACCAGCTTAATAAAATATTTAAAAAATTTTATCAGATTGGAATTTCTGATAATATGACAGCCAAAGGCAGCGGACTCGGTCTGTACATTGTTAATAATATCGCCAGAATCCATAGCGGTAAGATTATCGCGCATAGTCGAGGAGCCTGGAAAGGTTCCATTTTTACACTTGTTCTTCCAGTCTCAGATGATTCAGGAAGTTCATAG